A single region of the Aurantiacibacter sp. MUD11 genome encodes:
- a CDS encoding DUF2268 domain-containing putative Zn-dependent protease (predicted Zn-dependent protease with a strongly conserved HExxH motif), which yields MSARSPQLAVSECNTMKILKTLAFGTALGASLVTSAQANETVGAVHGTFENTDEFTFTDEQMAHIDGVLEETYARVAEVFPEVADQVSVAVLAVNRPALDPLGGVAGRADRPDELVVEISQTYPDGIDGAIEDGMAPTFAHELHHTVRGWTMNGNHFGHGIQIAAVNEGLATVFAEELLGEVNQSDLPPADIEAWAEEVLALPIDANYGEWMFLHPDGRVAIGYRTGRWVVRRAMERSGLDITELTRLTPATIWQLAGFDWDRQLRRSASIASTAH from the coding sequence ATGTCGGCGCGCAGCCCACAATTGGCTGTATCGGAATGTAATACGATGAAAATACTGAAAACTCTGGCTTTCGGCACCGCGCTGGGTGCGTCGCTTGTCACCTCCGCACAGGCCAACGAAACGGTTGGCGCCGTTCATGGCACTTTCGAGAATACTGACGAGTTCACCTTTACCGATGAGCAAATGGCGCACATCGACGGCGTCCTCGAAGAAACGTACGCGCGTGTCGCCGAAGTCTTTCCCGAAGTCGCCGATCAAGTGAGCGTTGCTGTCCTCGCCGTGAACCGGCCGGCACTCGATCCCCTGGGCGGCGTTGCAGGCCGTGCCGACAGGCCGGACGAACTCGTTGTCGAAATTTCGCAGACCTATCCCGACGGGATCGACGGGGCGATCGAAGATGGCATGGCGCCAACCTTTGCCCACGAACTGCACCATACCGTCCGCGGCTGGACCATGAACGGCAACCATTTCGGGCATGGTATCCAGATCGCGGCTGTCAACGAAGGGCTGGCGACAGTCTTTGCCGAGGAATTGCTCGGCGAAGTGAACCAATCCGACCTCCCGCCCGCAGATATTGAGGCGTGGGCTGAAGAGGTTCTCGCGCTACCCATCGATGCCAACTATGGCGAATGGATGTTCCTGCATCCGGACGGTCGCGTAGCAATCGGCTATCGTACCGGCAGATGGGTCGTACGCCGCGCGATGGAGCGTTCCGGCCTGGACATAACCGAGCTGACCAGACTGACGCCGGCAACCATCTGGCAACTCGCCGGATTTGACTGGGATCGTCAACTGCGCCGCAGCGCTAGCATCGCCTCAACCGCACACTGA
- the ppa gene encoding inorganic diphosphatase translates to MRIEHIPVGDNPPESLNVIIEVPTGGEPVKYEFDKASGALFVDRILHTPMRYPANYGFVPHTLSPDGDPLDALVIARSPFIAGCVVRARPIGVLNLEDEHGGDEKLICVPVDTTFPYYSDVGETKDLPSIIFQQIEHFFTHYKDLEAEKWVRIGAWGDAAEARRITLEAIERYEAEKK, encoded by the coding sequence ATGCGTATCGAACATATCCCGGTCGGCGACAATCCGCCCGAGAGCCTGAATGTGATCATCGAAGTCCCCACCGGGGGCGAGCCGGTGAAGTACGAGTTCGACAAGGCGTCGGGCGCGCTGTTTGTCGACCGCATCCTGCACACGCCGATGCGCTATCCGGCGAACTACGGCTTCGTGCCGCACACCCTCAGCCCCGATGGCGACCCGCTGGATGCGCTGGTGATCGCCCGTTCGCCCTTCATCGCCGGCTGCGTGGTGCGGGCCCGCCCGATCGGCGTGCTGAACCTGGAAGACGAGCACGGCGGCGACGAGAAGCTTATCTGCGTGCCGGTGGACACCACCTTCCCGTACTATTCGGACGTCGGCGAAACCAAGGACCTGCCGAGCATCATCTTCCAGCAGATCGAGCACTTCTTCACCCACTACAAGGACCTGGAAGCCGAGAAGTGGGTGCGCATCGGCGCCTGGGGCGATGCCGCCGAAGCGCGCCGCATCACGCTGGAAGCGATCGAGCGCTACGAGGCCGAGAAGAAGTAG
- the prfA gene encoding peptide chain release factor 1, whose protein sequence is MTIPAERLAQIANRFAELEARMASGQLEGEEFVQASRDYAELEPVAKVAAQVSAMREEIAGLQEMLSDPEMKAMAEEELEALKKQLPEAERQLAIAMLPKDAADSRPAMLEIRAGTGGDEAALFAGDLYRMYEKYAAEQGWKVEPVSMNAAEVGGFKEIVANVTGQGVFAKLKFESGVHRVQRVPVTESGGRIHTSAATVAVLPEPTEVDVSIDENDLRIDIYRSSGAGGQHVNTTDSAVRITHIPTGIVVAMQDERSQHKNRDKAMKVLRARLYEQRREEAHGAEAEARKAMVGSGDRSERIRTYNFPQGRVTDHRIGLTLHKLPEVLEGHGLGELIDALIAEDEAKRLAAMDA, encoded by the coding sequence GTGACCATCCCCGCCGAACGCCTGGCGCAAATCGCCAACCGCTTTGCGGAGCTGGAGGCGCGCATGGCCTCGGGCCAGCTGGAGGGCGAGGAGTTCGTCCAGGCCAGCCGCGACTATGCCGAGCTGGAGCCGGTGGCCAAGGTCGCCGCGCAGGTCTCCGCCATGCGCGAGGAAATCGCCGGCCTGCAGGAGATGCTCTCCGACCCGGAGATGAAGGCCATGGCGGAAGAGGAGCTGGAGGCGCTGAAGAAGCAGCTGCCCGAGGCCGAGCGCCAGCTGGCCATTGCCATGCTGCCCAAGGACGCCGCCGACAGTCGCCCCGCGATGCTGGAAATCCGCGCTGGCACCGGTGGTGACGAGGCCGCGCTGTTCGCGGGCGACCTCTATCGCATGTACGAGAAATACGCCGCCGAGCAGGGCTGGAAGGTCGAACCTGTCTCCATGAACGCGGCGGAAGTCGGCGGCTTCAAGGAAATCGTCGCCAACGTCACCGGGCAGGGCGTGTTCGCCAAGCTGAAGTTCGAAAGCGGCGTGCACCGCGTGCAGCGCGTGCCCGTCACCGAGAGCGGTGGGCGCATCCACACCAGCGCTGCGACCGTCGCCGTGCTGCCGGAGCCGACCGAGGTCGACGTCTCCATTGACGAGAACGACCTGCGCATCGACATTTACCGCTCGTCCGGTGCGGGCGGGCAGCACGTCAACACTACCGACTCCGCCGTGCGCATCACCCACATCCCCACCGGGATCGTGGTGGCGATGCAGGACGAGCGCAGCCAGCACAAGAACCGCGACAAGGCGATGAAGGTGCTGCGCGCGCGCCTCTATGAACAGCGCCGCGAGGAAGCCCATGGCGCCGAAGCCGAGGCGCGCAAGGCCATGGTCGGCAGCGGCGACCGGTCGGAGCGCATCCGCACCTACAACTTCCCGCAGGGTCGCGTCACCGATCACCGCATCGGGCTGACGCTGCACAAGCTGCCCGAAGTGCTGGAAGGGCACGGGCTGGGCGAGCTGATTGACGCGCTGATCGCCGAGGACGAAGCCAAACGCCTCGCCGCGATGGACGCCTGA
- a CDS encoding DUF418 domain-containing protein, with translation MSGTALSAAPSPTRRVAALDALRGLAVIGIVPMNVIAFAMPANAYLNPRVWGGTDALETALWAVSFVFVEDKFRALFAMMFGAGVAILLGRGEHPLRAHYARMAVLLGIGVAHAVLLANNDVLRIYAVCGLLLPLAMRWKVRTLVWAAVALVAAQLVVSGYVAWGWLDYWYQRASGMIVDPAAQEIAERTYGAHPDTTAAALERGREAFGDRVERRLGVIEQQARFVVASMPSALAAMLLGMALWRARLLAGEWSTARAMRLARWCIVPALPVLAVLAGWSIASGFDPIVTTANAIVWSAPFDILLATGYAALAMALFGGALRDNPATRLLAAAGRMALTNYLATSVIFAALFAGWGLGLFGEVSRGPALLLCLLPIAAMLAWSAPWLTRFRQGPLEWLWRSLAATRLLPFRKPPAG, from the coding sequence ATGTCCGGCACCGCTCTTTCCGCTGCACCCTCGCCCACCCGGCGCGTCGCCGCGCTCGATGCGCTGCGCGGCCTCGCCGTGATCGGCATCGTGCCGATGAACGTCATCGCCTTCGCGATGCCCGCAAACGCCTATCTCAACCCCCGCGTCTGGGGCGGTACCGATGCGCTGGAGACGGCGTTGTGGGCGGTCAGCTTCGTCTTCGTCGAGGACAAGTTCCGCGCGCTCTTCGCCATGATGTTCGGCGCTGGCGTGGCGATCCTGCTGGGGCGAGGCGAGCATCCCCTGCGCGCGCACTACGCCCGCATGGCGGTACTGCTAGGCATCGGCGTGGCCCATGCCGTGCTGCTGGCGAACAACGACGTGCTGCGCATCTATGCCGTGTGCGGGCTGCTGTTGCCGCTGGCCATGCGCTGGAAGGTGCGCACGCTGGTGTGGGCTGCCGTGGCGCTGGTCGCGGCGCAGCTGGTCGTCTCCGGCTATGTCGCCTGGGGCTGGCTCGATTACTGGTACCAGCGGGCGAGCGGCATGATCGTCGACCCGGCGGCGCAGGAGATTGCCGAGCGCACCTACGGCGCCCACCCCGATACCACGGCAGCGGCACTGGAGCGCGGACGAGAGGCCTTCGGCGACCGCGTGGAGCGGCGCCTTGGCGTGATCGAGCAGCAGGCGCGCTTCGTCGTCGCCTCCATGCCCTCCGCTCTGGCGGCCATGCTGCTTGGCATGGCGCTGTGGCGTGCGCGGTTGCTGGCGGGCGAATGGAGCACGGCACGCGCCATGCGGTTGGCCAGGTGGTGCATCGTGCCTGCCTTGCCGGTGCTGGCAGTGCTCGCAGGCTGGTCCATCGCTTCCGGTTTCGACCCCATCGTGACCACCGCCAATGCCATCGTCTGGTCCGCTCCCTTCGATATCCTCCTCGCCACCGGCTATGCCGCGCTGGCCATGGCGCTGTTCGGCGGCGCCTTGCGCGACAATCCTGCCACCCGCCTGCTGGCTGCCGCCGGGCGCATGGCGCTGACCAACTACCTCGCCACCAGCGTGATCTTTGCCGCCCTTTTCGCCGGTTGGGGGCTGGGCCTGTTCGGCGAAGTGTCGCGCGGCCCGGCGCTGCTGCTGTGTCTGCTGCCCATTGCTGCCATGCTGGCGTGGTCCGCCCCTTGGCTCACCCGCTTCCGGCAAGGTCCGCTGGAGTGGCTGTGGCGCAGCCTTGCTGCGACCAGGCTGCTGCCGTTCAGGAAGCCCCCTGCCGGATAG
- the prmC gene encoding peptide chain release factor N(5)-glutamine methyltransferase has product MTVSDAIREAATRLMSTSDTARLDAELLMAHALGVSRSELLLRHMQEPEPDGFAPLVERRLAREPVAYLLGEQQFYGLDFTVSPAVLIPRADSETVVQAALDAAPDARRVLDLGTGSGALLLTVLAHLPEAEGVGIDASPAALEVAMTNADRLGLLERARLLERSWLVEGWADDLGRFDLLLANPPYVEDDAALDPDVRDFEPASALFAGPEGLDDYRAIIPQLLQLLTESGVAVLEIGALQAGSVAEIAEEHGFAACAHKDLGGRDRALVLRLRLGKGDSSS; this is encoded by the coding sequence GTGACCGTTTCGGACGCCATTCGCGAGGCGGCCACCCGCCTCATGTCCACCAGCGACACCGCGCGCCTCGATGCCGAACTGCTGATGGCCCACGCGCTGGGCGTTTCGCGCTCCGAGCTGCTGCTGCGGCACATGCAGGAGCCGGAGCCGGATGGTTTCGCGCCGCTGGTCGAACGCCGGCTGGCGCGCGAGCCGGTGGCCTACCTGCTGGGCGAACAGCAATTCTACGGCCTCGACTTCACCGTTTCGCCTGCTGTCCTCATCCCCCGAGCCGACAGCGAGACCGTGGTGCAGGCCGCGCTCGATGCCGCGCCCGATGCCCGCCGCGTGCTGGACCTCGGCACCGGGTCGGGCGCGCTGCTGCTGACCGTGCTGGCACACTTGCCGGAAGCCGAGGGCGTGGGCATCGACGCCTCGCCGGCCGCGCTGGAAGTGGCCATGACCAATGCCGACCGGCTGGGCCTGCTCGAACGCGCCCGGCTGCTGGAGCGTAGCTGGCTGGTCGAGGGCTGGGCCGACGATCTGGGCCGGTTCGACCTGCTCCTCGCCAACCCGCCCTACGTGGAGGATGACGCCGCGCTGGACCCCGATGTGCGCGATTTCGAGCCCGCCAGCGCTCTCTTCGCCGGGCCGGAAGGACTGGACGATTACCGCGCCATCATCCCCCAATTGCTGCAATTGTTGACCGAATCCGGCGTGGCGGTGCTCGAAATCGGCGCACTGCAGGCCGGTTCTGTCGCTGAAATTGCAGAAGAACATGGCTTTGCTGCATGTGCTCACAAAGATCTTGGCGGACGGGATCGCGCGCTGGTCTTGCGATTAAGGCTTGGCAAAGGGGATTCGAGTAGCTAA
- the metK gene encoding methionine adenosyltransferase yields MRQSYLFTSESVSEGHPDKVSDQISDAIVDLMLAKDPEARVACETMTTTQRVILSGEIRCAPMYDLDNPEWGENGGWAPGAKEEIERAVRQTVREIGYEQDGFHWQTLTFENHLHGQSAHIAQGVDSSGNKDEGAGDQGIMFGFACDETPDLMPATLDYSHKILQQMAKDRKDGTAPFLEPDAKSQVTLRYENGKPVECTAIVVSTQHAPGYDKGEKEAQLHAYVKGVVTAILPEGFITDATEWHINPTGSFEIGGPDGDAGLTGRKIIVDTYGGASPHGGGAFSGKDPTKVDRSAAYITRYLAKNVVAAGLATRCTIQIAYAIGVSKPLSLYVDTHGTGTVDDAAIEDAIRGIEKLGGLTPRAIRTHLGLNKPIYRVSAAYGHFGRKAEGDFFPWERTDLVDDLKAALA; encoded by the coding sequence ATGCGTCAGTCTTACCTGTTCACGTCCGAAAGCGTATCCGAAGGCCATCCGGACAAGGTTTCCGATCAGATCTCCGATGCCATCGTCGACCTGATGCTGGCCAAGGACCCCGAGGCGCGCGTGGCTTGCGAGACCATGACGACCACGCAGCGCGTGATCCTGTCAGGCGAAATCCGCTGCGCACCGATGTATGACCTCGACAACCCCGAGTGGGGCGAGAACGGCGGCTGGGCGCCGGGCGCGAAGGAAGAGATCGAACGCGCCGTGCGCCAGACCGTGCGCGAAATCGGCTACGAGCAGGATGGCTTCCACTGGCAGACGCTGACCTTCGAGAACCACCTGCACGGCCAGAGCGCGCATATCGCGCAGGGCGTCGATTCCAGCGGCAACAAGGACGAAGGCGCCGGCGACCAGGGCATCATGTTCGGCTTCGCCTGCGACGAGACGCCGGACCTGATGCCGGCGACGCTCGATTACAGCCACAAGATCCTCCAGCAGATGGCCAAGGATCGCAAGGATGGCACCGCGCCCTTCCTCGAGCCCGACGCCAAGAGCCAGGTCACGCTGCGCTACGAGAACGGCAAGCCGGTGGAATGCACGGCCATCGTCGTCTCCACCCAGCACGCGCCTGGTTACGACAAGGGCGAAAAGGAAGCGCAGTTGCATGCCTATGTGAAGGGCGTCGTTACCGCGATCCTCCCCGAGGGCTTCATCACTGACGCCACCGAATGGCACATCAACCCGACCGGCAGCTTCGAGATCGGCGGGCCCGACGGGGACGCCGGCCTCACCGGCCGCAAGATCATCGTCGACACCTATGGCGGCGCTTCTCCGCATGGCGGCGGTGCGTTCAGCGGCAAGGACCCGACCAAGGTCGACCGCTCGGCTGCCTATATCACCCGCTACCTCGCCAAGAACGTGGTCGCCGCCGGCTTGGCCACACGCTGCACGATCCAGATCGCCTATGCCATCGGCGTATCGAAGCCGCTGTCGCTCTATGTCGACACGCACGGCACCGGCACGGTGGACGACGCGGCGATCGAGGATGCCATTCGCGGCATCGAGAAGCTCGGCGGCCTGACCCCGCGCGCCATTCGTACGCACCTGGGCCTCAACAAGCCGATCTATCGCGTCAGCGCGGCTTACGGCCACTTCGGGCGCAAGGCGGAAGGCGACTTCTTCCCGTGGGAGCGCACCGACCTGGTCGATGACCTGAAGGCCGCGCTCGCCTGA
- a CDS encoding LLM class flavin-dependent oxidoreductase, protein MHVGMATGFAYQGGDYGSDDNFIRQEISNLLLAEELGFDSVWITEHHFSTYSMSNDPLQLLTYIAAKTKHVKLGTQCIIVPWHNPARLAEKIINLDILSNGRCILGFGGGLAAHEFAGLGVDQNRSRALYNDTLDVLIPALETGILEGEGEFGKIPRVELRPRPIKSFEGRKFCGSLSGNSMYSAAKHGFGNMILSIPQRGTKPAENKYLDVWQEVNGPGSQPPAPMLSGNYYVHEDGDYARERGNHFLSQTMRAAVTNYHLDKPGTYANIKGYEHYENMMLKTPEEVEQYSAGFGRGAVAGTPQEVLDHMWELKEQYGPQGFFPHLYYGGMPQDESLANIRLFAEKVLPELKSWEAETSIDDRFLEAAE, encoded by the coding sequence ATGCACGTAGGGATGGCGACCGGCTTTGCCTATCAGGGCGGGGATTACGGTTCGGACGACAATTTCATCCGGCAGGAGATTTCCAACCTGCTGCTGGCGGAGGAACTGGGCTTCGATTCGGTGTGGATCACCGAGCACCACTTCTCCACCTATTCGATGTCCAACGACCCGCTGCAGCTGCTCACCTATATCGCGGCCAAGACCAAGCACGTGAAGCTGGGCACACAGTGCATCATCGTGCCGTGGCACAACCCGGCGCGGCTGGCGGAGAAGATCATCAACCTCGATATCCTGTCGAACGGCCGCTGCATCCTCGGCTTCGGCGGCGGGCTGGCGGCGCATGAATTCGCCGGCCTTGGCGTGGACCAGAACCGCAGCCGGGCGCTCTACAACGATACGCTGGACGTGCTGATCCCGGCGCTGGAAACCGGTATTCTCGAAGGCGAGGGCGAGTTCGGCAAGATCCCGCGGGTGGAGCTGCGGCCGCGCCCGATCAAGAGCTTCGAGGGGCGCAAGTTCTGCGGCAGCCTGTCGGGCAATTCGATGTATTCCGCCGCCAAGCACGGCTTCGGCAACATGATCCTCTCCATCCCGCAGCGCGGCACCAAGCCGGCCGAGAACAAGTATCTCGACGTGTGGCAGGAGGTGAACGGACCCGGCAGCCAGCCGCCCGCGCCGATGCTCTCGGGCAACTACTACGTCCACGAGGATGGCGACTATGCCCGCGAGCGCGGCAACCATTTCCTCTCGCAGACCATGCGCGCGGCCGTCACCAACTACCACCTCGACAAGCCCGGCACCTATGCCAACATCAAGGGCTACGAGCATTACGAGAACATGATGCTCAAGACGCCCGAAGAGGTGGAGCAGTATTCCGCCGGCTTCGGCCGCGGCGCGGTGGCGGGCACGCCGCAGGAAGTGCTCGACCACATGTGGGAGCTGAAGGAACAATACGGCCCGCAGGGCTTCTTCCCGCACCTCTATTACGGCGGCATGCCGCAGGATGAGTCGCTGGCGAACATCCGTCTGTTCGCGGAGAAAGTGCTGCCCGAGCTGAAGAGCTGGGAAGCCGAGACCAGCATCGACGATCGCTTCCTCGAGGCGGCGGAGTAG
- the hisS gene encoding histidine--tRNA ligase, with protein MSKSKTPQAIRGTQDIFGPDAEAFAFVVETFERVRKLYRFRRVEMPVFEKTEVFARSIGETTDIVSKEMYTFEDRGGDSLTLRPEFTAGICRAFLTNGWQQHAPLKAATHGPIFRYERPQKGRYRQFHQIDAEIIGAAEPQADVELLAMADQLLSELGIKGITLHLNTLGDADTREAWRAALVDYFGAVRGELSEDSQERLDKNPLRILDSKDPRDRKFVTDAPKIDAFLSDEAAAFFEAVTSGLDAAGVQWARAESLVRGLDYYRHTAFEFIPDEGTAAADALGSQSTILGGGRYDGLMESLGGAPTPAVGWAAGIERLAMLVDCASEGGADVAVVAENPERETDAMELVASLRRHGFETELFATGSPRKRFDRARKTDPGIIISLDVRDGKPTGTLKKHGRVPDSVLRIEAIFANSDFDTP; from the coding sequence ATGAGCAAGAGTAAAACCCCTCAGGCCATTCGCGGCACGCAGGACATTTTCGGCCCCGATGCCGAGGCCTTTGCCTTCGTGGTCGAGACCTTCGAGCGCGTGCGCAAGCTGTATCGCTTCCGCCGGGTGGAGATGCCCGTGTTCGAGAAGACCGAGGTTTTCGCCCGCTCGATCGGCGAGACCACCGATATCGTCTCGAAGGAGATGTACACTTTCGAGGATCGCGGCGGCGACAGCCTGACGCTGCGCCCGGAATTCACTGCCGGCATCTGCCGCGCCTTCCTGACCAACGGCTGGCAGCAGCACGCGCCGCTGAAGGCCGCGACGCACGGGCCGATCTTCCGTTACGAGCGACCGCAGAAGGGTCGCTATCGCCAGTTCCACCAGATCGATGCGGAGATCATCGGCGCCGCCGAACCGCAGGCTGACGTGGAGCTGCTGGCCATGGCCGACCAGCTGCTGAGCGAACTGGGCATCAAGGGCATCACCCTGCACCTCAACACGCTGGGCGATGCCGACACGCGCGAAGCCTGGCGCGCGGCGCTGGTCGATTATTTCGGCGCGGTGCGGGGTGAGCTTTCCGAGGATTCGCAGGAACGGCTCGACAAGAACCCGCTGCGCATCCTCGACAGCAAGGATCCGCGCGACCGCAAGTTCGTGACCGATGCGCCCAAGATCGACGCCTTCCTCTCGGACGAGGCGGCCGCCTTCTTCGAGGCGGTCACCAGCGGGCTGGATGCAGCGGGCGTGCAGTGGGCGCGCGCGGAAAGCCTGGTGCGCGGGCTCGACTACTATCGCCACACCGCTTTCGAGTTCATTCCCGACGAAGGCACCGCCGCTGCCGATGCCCTGGGCAGCCAGAGCACCATCCTTGGCGGCGGTCGCTATGACGGGCTGATGGAAAGCCTGGGTGGCGCGCCGACCCCGGCGGTCGGTTGGGCCGCGGGCATCGAACGATTGGCCATGCTGGTCGACTGCGCCAGCGAAGGCGGGGCAGACGTTGCCGTCGTGGCCGAGAACCCCGAACGCGAGACGGACGCCATGGAACTGGTCGCCAGCCTGCGGCGCCACGGCTTCGAGACCGAACTGTTCGCCACCGGCAGCCCGCGCAAGCGCTTCGACCGCGCGCGCAAGACCGATCCGGGCATCATCATCTCGCTCGACGTGCGCGACGGTAAGCCGACCGGCACGCTGAAGAAGCACGGTCGGGTGCCGGACTCGGTGCTGCGGATCGAGGCGATCTTCGCCAATTCGGATTTCGACACGCCGTGA
- a CDS encoding DUF4167 domain-containing protein: MNSNRNSNRRRGRGSSRGGGGGGGGGHQSNRIDSRARGNAPQLLEKYKKLAHEASLNDDRVQTEYYLQFADHYFRVIADNKAQKEEARAKRDAEREQDKSDDDDDDDDQQERGRGRRGGGRKPRGNGAEPEQGVEGSEGDQDDGDNPFTRESGKKPQRKPRKRKDAEGHSDDEGSLDPDMLPPAIARSSDDDDDGEEKPRRKLTRARRKPSDDDGEEALEAVS; encoded by the coding sequence TTGAACAGCAATCGTAACAGTAATCGTCGTCGTGGCCGTGGCAGCAGTCGTGGCGGAGGCGGCGGCGGCGGTGGTGGTCACCAGTCCAACCGGATCGATTCCCGCGCGCGCGGCAATGCCCCGCAGCTGCTGGAGAAATACAAGAAGCTGGCGCACGAAGCCTCGCTGAACGACGATCGGGTGCAGACCGAATACTACCTGCAATTCGCCGACCACTACTTCCGCGTGATCGCCGACAACAAGGCGCAGAAGGAAGAGGCCCGCGCCAAGCGCGATGCCGAGCGCGAGCAGGACAAGTCCGACGACGATGACGATGATGACGACCAGCAGGAACGCGGTCGGGGCCGTCGCGGCGGCGGACGCAAGCCGCGCGGCAACGGTGCCGAGCCCGAGCAGGGCGTGGAAGGCTCCGAAGGCGATCAGGACGACGGCGACAATCCCTTCACCCGCGAAAGCGGCAAGAAGCCGCAGCGCAAGCCGCGCAAGCGCAAGGATGCCGAAGGTCATTCCGATGACGAGGGCAGCCTTGATCCGGACATGCTGCCCCCGGCCATCGCCCGCAGTTCGGATGACGACGATGACGGCGAGGAAAAGCCGCGTCGCAAGCTCACCCGCGCGCGCCGCAAGCCGAGCGACGACGACGGTGAAGAGGCTCTTGAAGCAGTAAGCTGA
- the lnt gene encoding apolipoprotein N-acyltransferase yields MASGLSLIDRLAALVRQLPRLSALGLGLLSAIGFQPLALWPVALLAMGLFTLLAAQSTSWLRAFGLGWLFGVAHFTFGNNWIATAFTYQAEMPAVLGWVAVPLLSLYLAIYPALAAAVARAVVQQGPGWAFALVFAGAWIVTEWMRGWVFTGYAWNPFGMVLLGPFDRPGIAAIAPVLGTYALSGLAVLLAGAVVLLLRERNWLASGAVAVLVIAGMYWPAGEAREGELLVTIAQPDIRQDVLNDPQHFEANYARLAQLSPRPAGETAPRIVLWPESGMADYLREGYPQRYYDRTTALGDPVYARRRLGATVGEGSVLLTGAVDLEIGTDENGWVRALGARNAVTAVSTEGEILGGYSKAHLVPYGEYLPFREILEPLGLSRLVAGSIDFWPGPGPQTLELGSHGKAGIQICYEIVFAGEVVDPDNRPDYIFNPSNDGWFGASGPPQHLAQARLRAIEEGLPVLRATTTGISAVIDARGVVRHHLGKNVRDRIDTRVPPATPPTLFARLGNVLSLCWAILVLFAGFVVMRRARS; encoded by the coding sequence ATGGCCAGCGGGCTTTCCCTGATCGACCGTCTTGCTGCCCTGGTGCGGCAACTCCCGCGCCTGTCCGCGCTTGGCCTCGGCCTGCTTTCCGCCATTGGCTTCCAGCCCCTGGCACTCTGGCCAGTCGCCCTGCTGGCGATGGGCCTGTTCACCCTGCTGGCGGCGCAAAGCACCAGCTGGCTGCGTGCCTTCGGGCTTGGCTGGCTGTTCGGCGTCGCGCACTTCACGTTCGGCAACAACTGGATTGCTACGGCCTTCACCTATCAGGCGGAAATGCCGGCCGTGCTGGGCTGGGTCGCCGTACCGCTGCTGTCGCTCTACCTCGCGATCTATCCCGCGCTCGCTGCGGCCGTTGCGCGCGCCGTCGTGCAGCAAGGCCCCGGCTGGGCCTTCGCGCTGGTCTTTGCTGGAGCATGGATCGTTACCGAATGGATGCGCGGCTGGGTCTTCACCGGCTATGCGTGGAACCCCTTCGGCATGGTGCTGCTCGGCCCGTTCGACCGACCCGGTATCGCCGCGATCGCGCCGGTGCTGGGCACCTACGCGCTTTCGGGCCTGGCCGTGCTGCTCGCCGGCGCCGTCGTCCTGCTGCTACGCGAGCGCAACTGGCTGGCGAGCGGCGCGGTGGCGGTGCTGGTGATTGCGGGCATGTACTGGCCGGCCGGCGAGGCCCGTGAAGGCGAATTGCTGGTCACCATCGCCCAGCCCGATATCCGGCAGGACGTGCTCAACGATCCGCAGCATTTCGAAGCCAATTATGCGCGGCTCGCGCAGCTCTCACCGCGACCTGCCGGCGAGACCGCCCCGCGCATCGTGCTGTGGCCCGAAAGCGGCATGGCCGACTACCTGCGCGAAGGCTATCCGCAGCGCTATTACGACCGCACCACGGCGCTTGGCGATCCCGTCTATGCCCGTCGGCGCCTTGGCGCGACGGTGGGCGAAGGCAGCGTGCTGCTGACCGGTGCCGTCGACCTTGAAATCGGTACGGACGAGAACGGCTGGGTCCGGGCGCTGGGCGCGCGCAACGCCGTGACCGCCGTCAGCACCGAGGGCGAGATCCTGGGTGGCTACTCCAAGGCGCACCTCGTCCCTTACGGAGAGTACCTGCCCTTCCGCGAAATCCTCGAGCCGCTCGGCCTGTCGCGGCTGGTCGCGGGTTCGATCGACTTCTGGCCCGGTCCGGGGCCGCAGACGCTGGAGCTGGGCAGCCATGGCAAGGCCGGCATCCAGATCTGTTACGAGATCGTCTTCGCCGGGGAAGTCGTCGACCCTGACAATCGCCCCGATTACATCTTCAACCCCTCCAACGATGGCTGGTTCGGTGCCTCCGGTCCGCCGCAGCACCTGGCCCAGGCCCGCTTGCGCGCCATCGAGGAAGGGCTGCCCGTGCTGCGCGCCACCACCACCGGCATCAGCGCCGTGATCGACGCGCGCGGCGTCGTCCGTCACCACCTCGGCAAGAACGTGCGCGATCGCATCGACACCAGGGTGCCGCCCGCCACGCCGCCGACGCTCTTCGCCCGCTTGGGCAATGTGCTTTCGCTGTGCTGGGCGATACTAGTTCTATTCGCCGGCTTTGTTGTAATGCGGCGAGCCCGCAGTTAG